The DNA window CATCGCGAAGCGCTTCTAGCAACTCCAGAGGGGATTGGTATTTGTAGATTGGCCGGCCTGCGGGAGAGATGACGAGACAGCGAAGAGTGCGGTTATCATATAAACCATCTCCGGAAACAGCTGGAGGATATCCATCGCTCTCCATAGTCGGATGTGTCAACTCATTTTGCAGGCACGATCGTTGATGGAACTTGGGTCGTTTGGGTTTCGGGTCCCTATCGACCAGTTTACGCTTCATCGGACGCTTCGTAGAATTATCTTTGCTATTATGGTGCTTATTAACCGGATTTTGAGGCGGAAAAAGTACTCGTGAGAAAGGAGACACGATGCTGGCAGTACCTCTGAAGGAATAACGTTTCATGAACGTTATTCCTGAGCGTATGTCCTTGATGTTGGTAATATCGTAATGGCCAATCAGCCTAGCAATGCCTTGAACTCCTCTCTCGTTGGCTAACTTGAGGAAATCTGTCTCGGGCTTCCGCTCACTAGAAGACCAAGAAAACTTGGCAACATGATCATAGTCCCGAGAGTCCAGATGCTTTGCGAGAAAGCAAGATGTTGCGCGAGAGACAATTGCTCGCCGGTGGGCGAGAGGTACTGAGTGCAGTTGTAGCTTCTGTGGCTGACATCCATCCCCTTcaatttttataaagttagAGTCGCCCTCTCGCTGCATAAACGTATCAAAGCCAAGCTCGTCTTCATTCATCATGATATAGCCTGAGAGCACCCGAATGAATCGTTCTGGATGCTCGTGGATGTCGAACGGGCCAGGGCTATAGCATCCTGAACGATCAAACACCCATGGCTCCATCTTACTCCCGCAGATAGTAAATGCATGAAGATAGCGGCGCGTTGGTTGATTGGCAAATACATCTCGGGCATATACCGCGAGCTGTATTAGCGGCTTTTTGACACCATCGTGATTAGATGCCTTGAGCTCACCAATGACTGCAATGTCTTTCCGGATatcttctgcttctgatGGCTTCCTGTTCTTTCTTCTGACAACTAAGTCAATCTGCCGACATGCCTCGCCGCCAGTAAGTTCTTTTGTGGACTTTGTTGCACAGTAGTAACGTTGCTCTTCAGAGAGAAGATCATCTTGCAGTGAGAATAACCAGTCTAATAGGCGGGTTTGGTCAGGTGAACCAGCAAGATTCACCCATTTGTTGCCTATGTGCTGTTTCTTAATCGACTCATACACGTCCTGTGCACGACTAGACCAGTCCTTATCCTCAAAGTACTTCTTAAAGAATCCATTTGCATCCCGAAATGTACAGGCTCGGATCTCCTCCCAGACTCTATGGTCGATAAGCCTCCGAGTCTGCTCGGCTCCTTGTTGTGATGCAGAAGAGAAGGTGTATGGTGTATCACTACTAGGAACCCTCGTGAGGCGTTGCGGTGTCTGAAGTAGAAGTGCAGTAGAACACTGACAATCGGCTGCCGGAGCCATAAAACTCTGAGCGCTCAATATTCTCAATgcatcttttgcttcttgcgCTTCATTGAGTGTAGACATTGTTGTTAGAACTTTGGCCACAAATGTTGTTATATAGAAAGACCAAAGCTTGGATGGGACAGTAACAAAGTTTCCTCGTCCAAAGAGTCTAGAGTGTTCAAGAAAGGGTATTGGAGATGAAAGACTGAACATACTGTTGTTATTGTTGTTTTTGCCAAATCTTGCAGATACTTATACTCTAGAGCATCATCTATGCGTCTGCTCTCCTAGAACCCCACAAGCTGCATGAGCACCCTTGCCCACACAAGCTGCATGAGTCCATTTGTCCAAACACTCAAATGGTGCTCGGCTGGCTGCTATGAGCAGTATACGGAACAACCTTGTAGCAAGCACACCGACTTATGGCCTCTACGAGGCAAGCCAGAAGATTTCATTTGCTCATAACTGCTGTAGCCGGGGGCTGAACCACaccctctttcttttttatgtGGATATACGGTGAATATGCAGTTCAACCCCGTAGCTGCTATCTTTCATTGCTTAGATTTGTCCTGGTGGCTCTTAACTTACCTGGTGGACATTTACATTAAGACaaggcgaaagaaaaaagttttCGCATTCTGCGGGACATGGTTTGTAGGTGCATATTATTATGTAGAATTGCCGACGCAGAATTTTGAAGCTACATCGTTGTCTCCTGATGTACGCTTACAGCCTTTCAGCATCTATACAGATATACTAGAGGTCAAGAAGACCGCCATCTTGAACAATGGCCAGAAGCTATAGAGAATATTTACGATGTTATTCAGAACTGCACCTAATAAATGATAGTTTATAGAATGTCGAAGAAATAATGATTGCCTTACTCATTCGGAGGTGTGTAATACTTGCTATTCATTATTCTTCTGGAGACTTCCTCATTCTGTCGTATGGTTGTCGACATACGGCCATTTACATCGTTCTTTCTTTCAACTgtattatttactatattaacTTGAGGGCAGAAACCTGAGCGCATCATGGCCGTTCTTATAGGCACATTCTCTGGCTGCTCTTCATTCTCAGTGATGCGCATTGCATCATGGGCAAATGTGATCCGCTCATAGTGCTGCACATGCCAAGTGCGATGGCAACTGAGAACTATAATGTGGCAGGATTCTGGGACATCATTCGCAAATAATGTCGAGTTGAACTATTAAGAACTTTGTTAGTATATACAAATTAATTTCCCTTTTAAAGCCGTGGCCGGCAAGCATATGTTATAAAGACGTGTATCTTTGAGTAAAGCTACGTAAGGCACATGGATAATGCATAAGAGTGCGATGTGTTTAGGTAGTAGgtgagaatgaaaagagagagaaaagatgcaGATACTTATTGGAGTTGACTTTGGAACATGTTGTTGTGGAGTGGAAAGTTGGAAAGGTAAGAAAATATAGGAGCTGTGTTAATTTATATCTCCCCTCTTGCGTAAGGTGATACTacagcagaagcaagaaCCAATTAGGCATTGCTGACTTAGATATTGTTTATCGGACGATTTCTGAGTCCGTAATAGGAACGTACTGTTCAGATAGGTAGCACCCGCTTTGGAATAACTACAAGTAATAACTTGGACATTGTTCATGCTTGTATATAGGACCACACACAAACTTTGTTCCTGGGACGAAGTTTGTGTGGGGTCCGTAGGATGAGGACTAGTGCTTACGCgctaggaaaaaaaaaagagaaggcCTCTATAATACAGTAACTACTCACTATATTACAGCAGCTATCTCATTATAATATAGTGCATTC is part of the Trichoderma atroviride chromosome 1, complete sequence genome and encodes:
- a CDS encoding uncharacterized protein (EggNog:ENOG41); this encodes MSTLNEAQEAKDALRILSAQSFMAPAADCQCSTALLLQTPQRLTRVPSSDTPYTFSSASQQGAEQTRRLIDHRVWEEIRACTFRDANGFFKKYFEDKDWSSRAQDVYESIKKQHIGNKWVNLAGSPDQTRLLDWLFSLQDDLLSEEQRYYCATKSTKELTGGEACRQIDLVVRRKNRKPSEAEDIRKDIAVIGELKASNHDGVKKPLIQLAVYARDVFANQPTRRYLHAFTICGSKMEPWVFDRSGCYSPGPFDIHEHPERFIRVLSGYIMMNEDELGFDTFMQREGDSNFIKIEGDGCQPQKLQLHSVPLAHRRAIVSRATSCFLAKHLDSRDYDHVAKFSWSSSERKPETDFLKLANERGVQGIARLIGHYDITNIKDIRSGITFMKRYSFRGTASIVSPFSRVLFPPQNPVNKHHNSKDNSTKRPMKRKLVDRDPKPKRPKFHQRSCLQNELTHPTMESDGYPPAVSGDGLYDNRTLRCLVISPAGRPIYKYQSPLELLEALRDAIKAHQSLYSKGNILHRDISENNIIMTDPEKDGFSGMLIDLDLAKELGSGRSGARCRTGAMEFMAIEVLRDTDHTYRHDLESFLYVLLWQCIRRGWEFVGRTLSKPSQLRGWYTGTFEDIARNKHGNMDGIAFEYILNEFPDEFSCIKPLCRELRSILFPIKDNALFTGTPSQPRNLYGPMVNAFDKAIGDMMIKVFVKCNT